gaagagataggagaggtcttgaatgagtacttttcttctgtatttacaaatgagaggggcgatattgttggagaggacagtgtgaaacagattggtaagctcgaggaaatacttgttaggaaggaagatgtgttgggcattttgaaaaacttgaggatagacaagtcccccgggcctgacgggatatatccaaggattctatgggaagcaagagatgaaattgcagagccgttggcaattatcttttcgtcctcactgtcaacaggggtggtaccaggggattggagagtggcgaatgtcgtgcccctgttcaaaaaaggaactagggataaccctgggaattacaggccagttagtcttacttcggtggtaggcaaagtaatggaaagggtactgaaggataggatttctgagcatctggaaagacactgcttgattagggatagtcagcacggatttgtgaggggtaggtcttgccttacaaatcttattgaattctttgaggaggtgacgaagcatgtggatgaaggtaaagcagtggatgtagtgtacatggattttagtaaggcatttgataaagttccccatggtaggcttctgcacaaagtaaggaggcatgggatagtgggaaatttggccagttggataacgaactggctaaccgatagaagtcagagagtggtggtggatggcaaatattcagcctggatcccagttaccagtggtgtaccgcagggatcagttctgggtcctctgctgtttgtgattttcattaatgacttggatgagggagttgaagggtgggtcagtaaatttgcagacgatacgaagattggtggagttgtggatagtaaggagggctgttgtcggctgcaaagagacatagataggatgcagagctgggctgagaagtggcagatggagtttaaccctgaaaagtgtgaggttgtccattttggaaggagaaatatgaatgcggaatacagggttaacggtagagttcttggcattgtggaggagcagagagaccttggggtctatgttcatacatctttgaaagttgccactcaagtggatagagctgtgaagaaggcctatggtgtgctcgcgttcattaacagagggattgaatttaagagccatgaggtaatgatgcagctgtacaaaaccttggtaaggccacatttggagtactgtgtacagttctggtcgcctcattttaggaaggatgtggaagctctggaaaaggtgcaaagaagatttaccaggatgttgcctggaatggagagtaggtcttacgaggaaaggttgagggtgctaggccttttctcattagagcggagaaggatgaggggcgacttgatagaggtttataagatgatcaggggaatagatagagtagacagtcagagactttttccccaggtggaacacaccattacaaggggacataaatttaaggtgaaaggtggaagatataggagggatatcagaggtaggttctttacccagagagtagtgggggcatggaatgcactgcctgtggaagtagttgagtcggaaacattagggaccttcaagcagctgttggataggtacatggattacgggaaaatgatatagtgtagatttatttgttcttaagggcagcacggtagcattgtggatagcacaattgcttcacagatccatggtcccaggttcgattccagcttgggtcattgtctgtgcggagtctgcacgtcctccccgtgtctgcgtgggtttcctccgggtgctccggtttcctcccacagtccaaagatgtgcgggttaggtgaattggccaatgataaattgcccttaatgtccaaattgcccttggtgttgggtggaggtgttgagtttgggtagggttctctttccaagagctggtgcagactcaaggggccgaatggcctccttctgcactgtaaattcaatgataatctatgattaatctaggacaaaggttcggcacaacatcgtgggccgaagggcctgttctgtgctgtattttctatgttctatgttcttaagacAGCAGACTGGCTCCATCTCTGAGGTGTatcttggggacacacctagacatagcagcagACCACgttaagatcaagaagagtgaggagtatGAGTGGGTACTGGTGAGGTTACTATCTGTAGCTCGGGGGAATGGAAATTGTCACATTCCAATGTTGACTATTGAAACATGTCACCCCTGAGGATGGATGTGAGCGGTGGGCAGCAGaaggacaggagtcagactttatcagATCCTGTGGAGCATCAGggttttcctcacagcgagtgattatcactctcctgccttgtgtagGGTTCAATATGTCCCATTTTAACCTCTTAGTTCTGGGATCATCCTTGTGGTTATTTTTGCACTGTTTCCATTGCCTCTTTATAATTATTATAACCGAGACCAGAATTCTGCAAAGTAAGATTCTGCCAGTGTTTACAGAATGTGGAACAAAATAAGCTGAGAAATACGTGAATGTGGCCAATGTTTCCTCATAGTCACTTGTTGCAGTGATCCAGTCCCCATCCTTGACTTGGACTGAGGTTTGCAGAGCTTCCTGAACAAAAACATTCATCAGTTGGTTCAATTTTCAGAAATAAACACCCAAAAATTAAATACAATTCTGTTGAAATGATCATTCTGAGAGAGTTGCTGTATTATTGTACAGCTTCATTTGTTGCCTGTGTAAAACTGGTGCTTGGGATGAGCTTCAGGAAGCTCCTGACTTTCTGTTTCCATTGAAATTAAGAATATGTCACTCGAATTATGAAGTTGTAACAGAGGCTTGGATTTTTATTGTTTTAAACTGATTTAAAATAGTATTCAGCAATTATCGCTGCGGTTGTGAGGAAAAAGAAGAGAACTTGTGTTTGTTAAGTtgctgtttgtgtgttagtgtgtaggTGATCTTTCCTTGTCTGAATCTGTTTCTAGAGCCTGTGTCATTGAGTCACCCTCTTGTTCCTTATTTCAAAGCTGCCCGTTTAATGTATTTGGAGCTGTATGTATTTTGAATTCGGTTGAGGAGCGGGATAAGCTGTAAAGCAATCGTTTGAGCGTAGGATTGGCAATTCCGGGGCAATGGAAAAGCTCCCTGTGGCTGCAGAGGAACATTAAACTTACTGGATATACATTTGCTCAAGAATTTACCTTTTCTTTGCGTTTTCACAACAGCTTTTGAAGAAAGAAGAATGAGGCCGACTGTCTCAATCCACTGCCTTTGAAAACTCTATTTTTATTTTCAATTTGTTGAGATTGAATGAAAGTATCATGCTGGGAATTCCCTTTGTGTGAGCGGAGGCCTCCGTCGATGgaaggcggcacgttagcacagtggttagcactgtggcttcacagcgccagggtcccaggttcgattccccgctgggtcactgtctatgcggagtctgcatgttctccccatgtctgcgtgggtttcctccgggtgctccagtttcttcccagaaGTCCtgtaagacgtgcttgtcaggtgaattggacattctgaattctccctctgtgtacccgaacaggcgccggagtgtggcgacttggggcttttcacagttacttcattgcagtgttaatgtaagactacttgtgacaataataaagattattattattattgggcttAGCATAATCCTGGGCGCTCTGAGCTCACTTTGGAAAAAACAAAGGGCTGTCAATTGGAATTTGAAGTCAGTGTTCTTTGTTTGAGGAGCCTGTGTGCCCGCCTTCCTCCGTTGTTAAGGGCAGTGATCGGGTCATTACATTTGAAAACTTTTGTTCTGTTTTTTCCCCAACTGGTAGAGATTTCACTGTTTTCTCTAAATTCATTACACATCAAACTTGCTGATTGGGAATTTTCATATCGCGGAGATTGTGcattttaattttcttttaaatggacagatacatctggacCAAATTATCTTGTTTGGCTCCAGGCCGAGTGTATCTTTGCGCTTTTGATTTAAATACAGATTATCACAAGTCACAACCAACAGGTCGAGAAGCTTCAAGACTTCCACGGTTTCTATCACAACATCGTGGCAATGAGGGACCCAGAGGCTTTGCCTTTTGTGAAAAGGGTTAACTCAATCAGACTTAGCTGTTGCCCTTTCGGGAAAAATGATTGTGATTAGTTCCATTTAACTTCCACACTGATTCAAATGTCTCATAATTTGACTGTTCCCTTGAAACTACCAGGCCAGGAGACAATTGTTCTCCAGATCGAATTGATGAAATAAATTGAGTGAAAATAGCAACTCATATAAAAGGGGATAAAAATCAAAATTACATTTTTGCCAAATAAAAGGCAAAAGGAGTTAGTCTGGATGGGTTTTTGAGTTTCAAAGCCCTCTTGTTCGAAAAGAGGTAAATTAATCATTCTCAGCTGACAATGTCACCATTTGAATCTGGGATATTTTATggaagtaattttttttttaaagttacccaTACTGAGTGAATGTTAACTCAGGGAATGAATACATGAACATGTAAAATCCGTGTTTTGAATTCTGTGTACTTAACTGCAAATAGGTTTGAAGTGAATGACTGTGTGGAAAAGGATAAGGGCTGTTACGTGTTCGAGCGTGAGGTGATCTACAGGTGGGGAGATGATGTTAAATTTGGGGAGTGTCAATGAAGCTGTAACAGATGGTGGGAATCTTCAATCACTTAATTCTCTGCATTTAGGGAATGGAAGTCAAAACCTGAGAGGAATAAAATATAGTATTCGTGTAGATCACGGCATTGAGAAACTAAGAAAGAAGAACGAGAACAATGATGAGGTAATGGAGGAGTCTCCTCTACAATATAAGCTGGCATAAAAATGTGTTTACGTTACTTTTACCTGGACGGAGTCACTTAAACCTTATGGGGACATAGCTTGGGAATGCTAACGGACACTAAGGGTTTGGAGAGATGACTATTGAGAATTTAGGTTTACAATGATCGCTGTAACACAAACAAACATGTTAAAAAAGTCGGATATATGGGAAATAGACACACATAAATGATCAAACTTCAAGCTGAACGTTCCTGAAAGGGAAACGGCAAGACTACACACAATTCAATACGTGTCTAATTTCACTTTATAACTCTCCTGTGAAGGGACTGAGGGTATTTTATTCCATTAACATCGCCATATAACTATAAGTTGTTGTTAATCACCTCCTATTAAAGTGGTGTTTAGACTAAAGTGAAATTCCTTCCCTTTCTGTCCCTGGTTCCTGAAGCAGTCACACAAATAACAGTTCATCCAAAGACTGAGTAATTAAATAATAAACATTGAGAGACACTCAAACCCAAATCTATGAATGTTCCCTGTTCAGGATTCCGGTATCTGTTTCTGTATTTTATTTTATACAAGATCTCCTCACCTTAAACTCCTCAGCAGCTTCTTCCACTGGCAGCAACTCGTGGTTTTGTTGATTTTTTGAACTCTGACAAACAACACAGATGGGCTGATTGTCAGTTTTACAAAATAATTTCAGCTTCTCCTTGTGACGGCTGCATTCCTGCTGAATTTTATCACCTTTATCACTTTTTACAAACATTTCCACGATGTTGGAGAGGGTGCGGATTGGTCTCAGATCCCTGGATGGATTCTCCTTCCTACAGATGGGACAGGAGGTGGTGCCAGCTTCCTCCCAGTACTGGGTTATACAGGATCGACAGAAGCTGTGATCACAGTCGAGTAAGACAGGATCTTTATACAGATCATGGCAAACAGCACAGGAAAGATCTTCTTCCATCTCGAAGGGCTGATCACCTTGTTCTGTGCTCCAAGTAAAATGGTGATCGGAGTTCAGTGAAAGAATTTTGGTCTTATTTCCTGATTCCAGCAGCAACTTTATAAACCACAGCCCAGAAAGGGGTGAGGAAAATATAAATACATTGCAGATAAACAAGATTAATTCACTAATTTTGCTGGGATTTTGCCACCCTGACAGGCctgactgtgtctctgctgctGTAAAAATGGAGATATGTTCTTCCCTGTATAATTGAGTAACAGTCAATCTGTCCAGACTCTTCCTGtttgctcctcactcactgactctcccacaggctgactctctccctctcacaacccTCCCACTCACCGCTTCCCTAACCTGACCTTCCCAATCGCTGCTTCCTCTCCTGAACACTCTGCTGTGAGAGAGGGTTAAAAGAAGGTCGGCAATAGGGAGTGAGCAGGTGAAAGGTCCGCAAGCTGGAGAGTCAGGCATGGAAGAAGCGAATGTGAGAGAGTCTCAGGGAATGTAACAGACAGCTCCAAATTGGCACGAATCAGGTCACGCACACTCCGTGGGCCCCGGCACATTAACCACCGTAAAATTAAAATCACACAGTGCGGTTCCACACCCAAATTCATGCACGGATTTCTACCCCTTGAAGATATTACTCACGTACAAGTAGAATTCCGACTTGTTGACTAAAGATTTGGGCTAAAAATCTCGATCTTCACACAAGTAAATACGGCACATCCTTTTGTGAGGCAGAAAAagatcggcacggtagcacagtgggtagcactgttgcttcactgctccagggtcccaagttcgattcccggcttgggtcactgtgcggagtctgcacgttctccccgtgtctgcgtgggtttcctccgggtgctccggtttcctcccacaagtcccgaacgacgtgctgttaggtaatttggacattctgaattctccctctgtgtacccaaacaggagccggagtgtggcgacgaggggattttcacagtaccatcattgcagtgttaaagtaagccgacttgtaacaataaagattattattattaagtgttgCTGCTGGTACTTCCGTTGGGAGCGCTATTCAGTGAGCGagccaggacatgcaaatgggccagcactttgTCGGTGCAAACtcagagcaattcccggcccagcaggCGTTGTAACGACTGGAGCCAGTGTTAGCGCCAAAGAGTCTGGCCGCTGGaattgtttttaagcgctccactcaccacatACTCACTGTCGCCATGAAGGTGGCACACAGAAGACCTGCCACCCGAGATCGGGAGCCCGAGGTGGACCCgccgctccatgccagtgaggagaagAGGGACACCctgcttccccagggtgggccgcagactcaagcctttcctcctgaacagtgcctgggaggtggttgctgaggcagtcagtgctgccagcctcaccaggtggagacagctggtgatcctgagtGTGATAACCTGCATGGGACTCTTCcaactggggatgattgttccaccATGTTTATTGGGGCCGTGAGTTAATCCAGCGGCAATATAAAAGGTCAGCCTCTGTCGAGCTGATCAGAAAGCAGTGACGACCCGGTGATGTGTAAACCGGGCCctatgactcgatgggccgaatggcctccttctgcacagtaaaattCGATGTCAGTGCTGCTGTGAAGCTGCATGATCATCTCTCTGTAAACTTGTCGGACTCCCCTCGTCATTCTTACAATATTATAATTCTATAAACAGAATTTAAACAAAAAGGCCAAAAAAAGCTCAGAAGATTTATCAAGTTAGTTTGATATATTGAAATTTTTATTCAAACTCCTCTTGTTGACAGGAACAAGTGGAAAGTGTCACCGTGCTGActgactcctcccccaccccaagcgTTTTTCCACAGTACAGAAGTAATCAGCTCCTTTTTGCTATTTGCACATTGCATTGCTCAATGTAAACCTGCTGGATCTGTTTTATTGAGCAATAGCAGATTGGTCACCCTTGTGAAAGTTCTTGTGCAACAAGTTCTTTGCTGTGCTGGGGAATTTGATCTGATTGATAGTGAGAATAGCGCGGGGTAAACAAAGAGGTTTATTGGAAACAACAATGAGGTTTAATtatatgcaggcacagagggaTATCATGCAGGTCCTTTACTCCTTGACTCCCAAGTCCACACTGTCCGGGCCCCTGCTCCCAGAGCCCTGCGCTTTTTTCCCATTGGTCGGGGTTCATGCGCACCTACGGGGCTGGCCGAGAGTGAGTCACGTCGCCTGAGAAagattgccccttaaaggggccatgctaccacaagaATGAAGCATGATTTGTGGGTCAGATGATGGATTAAATGTTCACTGTTTTCGGGATAGAGCAGAAAGTCCACGTCACAAACTATACACATTGATCAGGCTCGGTGGTAAGAACTAATAGAACAGTTAAAAATCTGTTGGAGAAAATAGTGAGTGAGGGCAGGATCTTAAAGTGATTTTTACGGAATTAAAGGAACTGTGTTTCAAACTGCTGAATTAACGTTGTGATTTCAGACACACTAACATTATGAGAGAGTGTCGCTCTGCTGCTCCTATTACTGATATGTTAAAGTGAACCGATGCCACTGAATCCTTTCCTGGACACGGACCATATTGTAAACCTCATCTGAGGTAATATCTGACTAACTTGAATGGAAAGTCATTTTCTTTTGAGATGctctgtggtagcgtggcccctttaaggggtgataaTTGGCAGGCCATGTGACAGGTCCTGACCCAATGGCAATGAAACACGGAACGTTCGCCTATCAGGTGTTTGGACACGGATCTCGATGTTGGGGATTGGTCAGTGAGCCTGGgattcgtgggcagcacggtagcattgtggatagcacaattgcttcacagctccagggtgccaggttcgattccggcttgggtcgctgtctgtgcggagtctgcacgtcctccccgtgtctgcgtgggtttcctccgggtgctccggtttcctcccactgtccaaagatgtgcagtttaggtggattggccatgataaattgcccttagtgtccaaaatacatAAAATCAAACCAGTGGAAGGAAACTCATCGAAAATTGGAttttggggcggggcggggggcgggggggggggggtggagagtgtccTCTCTGAGTATTGAAAAGGTCAAAGGTCGTCAGTTCCAATAGTGATGCCACTATTTTAGAATATTGATCCATTTGATCTGGAGGTTGAAAGTTGTGGGTGATATGTCGAATGGCTTCAATACTTTTTCACTGCCAATGGAAAACTGGAAGAGAGCGGCCCACAAACATATCAATATTCTAACCTCATGTGAAGCTTAACATCGCCGGAGGCTCCCGACTCCAAGTCCTTTGATCAATGTCCCCTTCTAACTCCTTGCttgagttccttcctactttctactttatttatattcttcaagggctttgtcTCTTCTAAGTATTCTGGAGCTTACAAATGCTtccattttctttttgactaggctcacaatgtgcctcattatccaagg
This window of the Scyliorhinus torazame isolate Kashiwa2021f chromosome 14, sScyTor2.1, whole genome shotgun sequence genome carries:
- the LOC140390524 gene encoding zinc-binding protein A33-like, whose amino-acid sequence is MEEDLSCAVCHDLYKDPVLLDCDHSFCRSCITQYWEEAGTTSCPICRKENPSRDLRPIRTLSNIVEMFVKSDKGDKIQQECSRHKEKLKLFCKTDNQPICVVCQSSKNQQNHELLPVEEAAEEFKDQSVKTEKQIKAQFEKLHQFLREEERIELEDLKLEKEKKSQEMKERIEKITEEISSLSVTVQEIEQELREQDNIKFLTL